A genomic region of Gemmatimonadota bacterium contains the following coding sequences:
- a CDS encoding sulfatase-like hydrolase/transferase, producing MAESKRPNIVFVFADDWGWGDLSCYGHQFVKTPNLDRLASQGILFSQFYVCSSSVLL from the coding sequence ATGGCTGAATCGAAAAGACCCAATATCGTATTTGTCTTCGCCGACGATTGGGGGTGGGGTGACTTGAGTTGCTACGGCCATCAGTTTGTAAAAACGCCAAATCTGGATCGGCTCGCTTCGCAGGGCATTCTCTTCTCACAATTCTATGTTTGCTCGTCTTCTGTGCTTCTAC
- a CDS encoding ATP-binding protein, whose translation MNINRKIQTKVSEYARYFPVTAILGPRQCGKTTLAKTWLAEQPASHYLDLELPSDVARLAEPEDYLRRHRDHIVCLDEIQRVPELFRVLRGLCDETGSPGQFMVLGSASPALLRQSSETLAGRIGFIELTPFVEEEIGAENQSRLWLRGGFPRSYLAPSDGMSRAWLDSFIQTFLERDIPQLGIRVPAITLRQFWEMCAHLHGDLWNHAKVASSLGVTGKTVGHYLRILEQAYMVRRLSPCAANFKKRLVKSPRVYLRDTGILHRLLRLDSLDDLDGHPVRGNSWEGYVIEQIAAAVPDAELSFYRTSAGAEIDLLIRRRNKLVAVEIKASSSPRLERGFWSALDDVQPDQSWVAAPVGAPFALSETVTVAPPAVICNALNS comes from the coding sequence ATGAACATCAACAGAAAAATTCAGACAAAGGTCTCTGAATACGCGAGGTACTTCCCTGTCACGGCAATTCTGGGGCCTCGCCAGTGTGGAAAAACCACCCTGGCCAAGACGTGGCTTGCTGAACAGCCAGCGTCACACTATCTCGACCTCGAGCTCCCCTCCGACGTCGCACGTCTGGCCGAGCCTGAAGATTACCTCCGCCGCCATCGGGATCACATCGTCTGCCTCGACGAGATCCAGCGCGTCCCCGAATTGTTCCGCGTACTTCGCGGGCTCTGCGATGAGACCGGTTCTCCAGGACAGTTCATGGTGCTGGGATCGGCTTCTCCAGCTCTGCTCCGGCAGTCGTCTGAGACGCTCGCCGGTCGCATCGGTTTCATCGAACTGACCCCCTTTGTCGAAGAAGAGATCGGGGCGGAGAATCAGTCAAGGCTCTGGCTGCGAGGCGGATTCCCGCGAAGCTATCTGGCCCCGTCGGACGGAATGAGCCGGGCGTGGCTGGACAGTTTCATCCAGACGTTTCTCGAACGCGACATTCCTCAACTGGGTATCCGCGTACCCGCGATAACGCTGCGACAATTCTGGGAGATGTGCGCTCACCTGCACGGGGATCTGTGGAACCACGCCAAAGTGGCTTCTTCCCTGGGCGTAACGGGCAAGACGGTTGGACACTATCTCCGCATCCTTGAGCAGGCCTACATGGTAAGGCGGCTTTCGCCCTGTGCGGCCAACTTCAAGAAGCGCCTAGTGAAGAGCCCCCGTGTTTATCTCAGAGATACCGGCATCCTTCACCGGCTGCTGCGTTTGGATTCTCTCGACGACCTGGATGGCCATCCGGTTCGCGGCAACTCTTGGGAAGGATACGTCATCGAGCAAATCGCCGCGGCGGTGCCCGATGCCGAACTGAGCTTCTACCGGACTTCGGCTGGCGCTGAGATCGACCTCCTGATCCGACGGAGAAATAAGCTCGTCGCGGTGGAGATCAAAGCATCGTCGTCGCCTCGCCTCGAGCGCGGCTTCTGGTCGGCGCTGGACGATGTCCAACCGGATCAGTCCTGGGTAGCGGCACCAGTGGGGGCACCGTTTGCCTTGAGCGAAACGGTAACAGTTGCGCCACCTGCCGTCATCTGCAATGCACTGAATTCGTAA
- a CDS encoding sulfatase-like hydrolase/transferase, translating into MERPHIILITTDQQHHRMASYSGDPYVSTPNLDKLAASGKKFELTYVSNPVCVPFRYALVSGHMPHTFDGLEHNSKGMASEHPRILDHIDTPLMGTLLRNCGYDTYAGGKLHVEGTQVFTKEKAEEFGFESITTDQRDELAERSADFLKNRDSDRPFFLWASFINPHDICKVLDEDGKPTHPSDPGDNLPPLPDNHAPPQDEPKWMQGFRDGTLGDEETIEIGLNRRFGRHAIHWTEHEWRVYRAAYRFYMEDLDNQLGVILDALDDAGLRENTVVIFTSDHGDHDGEHGLTMKRSFYEASSHVPLTISWPGRVSAGQIDALVNNGIDLLPTLCDFAEGEIPDSLPGRSLKPLALGEQSNWREFVVAETVGGRMVRSARYKYSIFHYDGKSEEMLVDMVSDPTETKNLANDPEFIQILTDHRNRLSDWVQAHADTQGATYLKALAP; encoded by the coding sequence ATGGAACGCCCGCATATCATTCTCATAACAACGGACCAACAACATCACAGAATGGCGAGTTATTCCGGTGATCCTTATGTCAGTACGCCCAATTTGGATAAACTGGCTGCAAGTGGTAAGAAATTCGAGCTCACCTACGTTTCCAATCCAGTTTGTGTCCCATTCAGGTACGCCCTGGTCTCAGGCCATATGCCGCACACTTTTGATGGCCTGGAGCATAACTCCAAGGGGATGGCTTCGGAACATCCGCGGATTTTGGACCATATTGATACGCCATTGATGGGGACACTCCTCCGAAATTGTGGATATGATACGTACGCCGGCGGTAAGCTGCACGTAGAGGGCACCCAGGTTTTTACGAAAGAAAAGGCAGAAGAATTCGGATTTGAGTCGATCACAACCGATCAGAGGGATGAGCTTGCGGAGAGATCCGCTGATTTTCTCAAAAACAGAGATTCCGATCGCCCGTTCTTCCTCTGGGCATCGTTCATTAATCCACACGATATATGTAAAGTCCTGGATGAGGATGGGAAGCCGACACATCCTTCGGATCCAGGAGACAACTTGCCCCCCTTGCCGGATAATCACGCACCCCCTCAGGATGAGCCAAAGTGGATGCAGGGATTCCGTGATGGAACGCTGGGAGACGAGGAGACAATCGAAATCGGCCTCAACCGAAGATTCGGTCGACATGCAATCCACTGGACCGAACACGAGTGGCGGGTCTATCGTGCGGCTTACCGTTTTTATATGGAAGACCTGGACAACCAGTTGGGCGTGATACTGGATGCGCTCGATGACGCCGGTCTGCGGGAAAATACGGTTGTCATATTTACAAGTGATCATGGCGATCATGATGGGGAACACGGATTGACAATGAAGCGGTCGTTCTACGAAGCATCGTCACACGTGCCACTCACGATCAGCTGGCCTGGAAGGGTTTCTGCAGGTCAGATCGATGCTTTGGTCAATAATGGGATCGATCTGCTTCCGACGTTATGCGACTTTGCCGAAGGAGAAATCCCAGATTCACTACCCGGTAGAAGCTTGAAGCCCCTTGCTCTGGGCGAGCAATCCAATTGGCGAGAATTCGTCGTAGCCGAAACTGTTGGCGGTAGAATGGTAAGGTCTGCCAGGTACAAGTACTCCATCTTCCACTACGATGGCAAGTCGGAAGAAATGCTTGTCGATATGGTTTCGGATCCCACTGAAACAAAGAACCTCGCCAATGATCCTGAATTCATTCAGATCCTGACGGATCACCGAAACCGACTATCTGATTGGGTCCAGGCACACGCCGACACGCAAGGCGCCACCTACCTGAAAGCCCTGGCACCGTAG